One window of the Ananas comosus cultivar F153 linkage group 21, ASM154086v1, whole genome shotgun sequence genome contains the following:
- the LOC109726431 gene encoding probable serine/threonine-protein kinase At1g54610, which translates to MGCICSKGIATEENVETLRKASISSKSLKRFVTLSKKGEAIVPSSDAPVIVDGGGTLRVNSKPKENGVVLIPVTVDAAEKKKAGAVAAAATAENRARKPVGHHRRATVDVGANGTEDDNARVGDAEPNLGIGGVPNGFSGEHAIAGWPSWLTAVAGEAVKGWLPRRADSFEKLDKIGQGTYSNVYRARDLETSKVVALKKVRFVNMDPESVRFMAREIHILRRLDHPNVIKLEGIVTSRMSNSLYLVFEYMEHDLAGLAATPGLKFTEPQVKCYMQQLLRGLDHCHSRGVLHRDIKGSNLLIDNNGNLRIADFGLATFFNPDQKQPLTSRVVTLWYRPPELLLGATEYGVAVDLWSTGCILAELLAGKPIMPGRTEVEQLHKIFKLCGSPSEEYWKKSKLPHATIFKPQHQYRRCFAETFKDFPPPALALLDSLLAIEPAARGTAASALQSEFFRTKPYACDTSSLPKYPPSKEYDAKLRDEEVRRQKAAAINGRGAESIKPRRKESKANPVPNANAELQKRHVQANPKSRSVKYSPLEDSGAGFPIEPPGLPAAMHTAQFGSTWYNKKGNHDDHRGVPERTYSSVRVANGPQLKTQRSYKPQAGGTDLHSLSVSAAGRSTAHPRYNRLDIVESSEKHVLDRPASSHKKDLGVKDSAVGYGGKIKRIHYSGPLMPPGGNVEDMLKEHERQIQQAVRKARLGKDKTNK; encoded by the exons ATGGGTTGCATTTGTTCTAAAGGGATCGCCACCGAGGAGAATGTCGAGACCCTGCGAAAGGCCTCCATCTCGAGCAAATCGTTGAAGCGATTCGTTACTCTATCGAAGAAAGGGGAGGCAATTGTGCCGAGCTCCGATGCACCGGTTATAGTCGATGGTGGGGGAACACTTAGGGTTAACTCGAAGCCGAAGGAAAATGGGGTGGTCCTGATTCCTGTGACCGTCGATGCGGCGGAGAAGAAAAAGGCGGgggcggtggcggcagcggccACGGCCGAGAATAGGGCGAGGAAGCCAGTGGGACATCATAGAAGGGCCACCGTCGATGTCGGTGCCAACGGGACAGAGGATGACAACGCGAGGGTCGGCGACGCGGAGCCCAATTTGGGGATCGGCGGAGTGCCCAACGGGTTCTCGGGGGAGCACGCGATCGCCGGTTGGCCTTCTTGGCTCACGGCGGTGGCCGGGGAGGCCGTGAAAGGGTGGCTTCCGCGAAGAGCGGATTCTTTCGAGAAATTGGACAAG ATTGGGCAAGGAACTTATAGTAATGTATATAGAGCCCGTGATCTTGAAACCAGTAAGGTAGTCGCCCTCAAGAAAGTTCGGTTTGTCAATATGGATCCAGAAAGTGTTCGATTTATGGCTAGAGAAATCCATATACTGCGGAGACTCGACCACCCGAACGTTATAAAACTTGAAGGCATAGTAACATCTCGGATGTCGAATAGTTTGTATCTTGTCTTCGAATACATGGAGCACGATCTTGCTGGGCTCGCGGCAACTCCAGGTCTTAAGTTCACCGAGCCGCAG GTCAAGTGTTACATGCAACAACTACTTCGAGGACTCGATCACTGCCACAGTCGTGGAGTACTACATCGAGATATCAAGGGCTCGAATCTTTTGATCGATAATAATGGCAACCTTAGAATAGCGGACTTTGGCCTCGCGACATTTTTCAATCCTGATCAGAAGCAGCCATTGACGAGTAGAGTTGTCACGCTGTGGTATCGACCTCCCGAGCTTTTGTTGGGTGCCACGGAGTATGGCGTAGCGGTTGATTTGTGGAGTACGGGTTGCATCCTCGCAGAATTGCTTGCTGGAAAGCCAATCATGCCAGGACGAACTGAG GTGGAGCAACTCCACAAGATTTTCAAGCTGTGTGGATCACCATCAGAGGAGTATTGGAAGAAATCAAAGTTGCCGCATGCAACTATTTTCAAACCTCAACACCAATACAGGCGCTGTTTCGCCGAGACGTTCAAGGATTTCCCTCCTCCGGCTTTAGCTCTCTTAGATTCTCTACTTGCAATCGAACCAGCTGCTCGGGGAACAGCAGCTTCAGCTCTTCAGAGCGAA ttTTTCAGAACAAAGCCGTATGCATGTGATACCTCGAGTTTGCCTAAATACCCACCAAGCAAGGAGTATGATGCGAAGCTTCGCGATGAAGAAGTTAGAAG GCAAAAGGCGGCAGCTATTAATGGCCGGGGAGCTGAATCTATAAAGCCGAGGCGAAAAGAATCTAAAGCAAATCCAGTTCCCAATGCCAATGCAGAGCTTCAG AAGCGACATGTACAGGCAAATCCAAAAAGCAGGAGTGTGAAGTATAGCCCACTGGAGGATAGCGGAGCCGGGTTCCCCATCGAGCCCCCCGGACTACCCGCAGCTATGCACACGGCTCAATTCGGATCAACATGGTATAATAAGAAGGGTAATCACGATGATCATCGCGGAGTTCCGGAGCGCACGTATAGCTCCGTTAGGGTCGCAAATGGCCCTCAGCTAAAGACACAACGATCCTATAAGCCTCAAGCCGGTGGGACCGACTTGCACAGCTTATCGGTTTCGGCTGCGGGGAGAAGCACTGCTCACCCGAGATACAATCGGCTCGATATCGTAGAGTCCTCGGAGAAGCATGTGCTCGATCGGCCTGCCTCTTCTCACAAGAAAGATTTAGGAGTCAAGGACTCGGCAGTG GGTTACGGAGGCAAGATCAAACGAATCCATTACTCGGGGCCATTGATGCCCCCGGGAGGGAACGTCGAAGACATGCTTAAGGAGCATGAGCGGCAGATCCAACAGGCTGTGCGCAAAGCTCGCCTAGGCAAAGACAAGACGAACAAGTAG